The following coding sequences lie in one Rhodothermales bacterium genomic window:
- the sucC gene encoding ADP-forming succinate--CoA ligase subunit beta, with protein MKLHEYQAKDVLERYGVSVQPGIVAYSVEEAVAAAEKMKAERGIDLFVVKAQIHAGGRGKGGGVKLARGVAEVREKASAILGMMLKTHQTGPEGQKVRAILIAEASDIAKEFYLGITLDRQRNQNVVMASTEGGVEIETVAEESPEKILKVWIDPLTGMQPFHARRLAYSLGFEGEALKQAVKFILALYKAYEETDSSIAEINPLVLTEQGDVIAVDAKINIDDNALYMHKDIAELRDVHEEAPLEVEASEHGLNYIKLDGNVGCMVNGAGLAMATMDIIKLAGGEPANFLDVGGGASAKTVEAGFRIILKDPNVKAILVNIFGGIVRCDRVANGVVEAARKVDIHVPLIVRLQGTNAAEGQQILKESGLKVETAILLKEAAEKVTRALAA; from the coding sequence ATGAAATTACACGAATATCAGGCAAAAGACGTCCTCGAACGCTACGGCGTGTCCGTTCAACCGGGCATCGTGGCCTACTCGGTCGAAGAAGCCGTGGCCGCCGCAGAAAAAATGAAGGCGGAGCGCGGCATCGACCTGTTTGTGGTGAAGGCCCAGATCCACGCCGGCGGGCGCGGCAAGGGCGGTGGCGTGAAGCTGGCGCGGGGTGTTGCGGAAGTGCGCGAAAAGGCGTCGGCCATCCTGGGCATGATGCTCAAGACGCACCAGACCGGCCCCGAAGGGCAGAAGGTGCGCGCGATCCTCATCGCGGAAGCCTCCGATATCGCCAAGGAATTCTACCTCGGCATCACGCTCGATCGCCAGCGCAACCAGAATGTCGTCATGGCGTCCACCGAAGGCGGTGTGGAAATCGAGACCGTGGCCGAAGAGAGCCCGGAAAAGATCCTCAAGGTATGGATCGATCCGCTGACCGGCATGCAGCCCTTCCATGCGCGCCGGCTCGCCTACAGCCTGGGCTTCGAGGGCGAGGCGCTCAAGCAGGCGGTCAAGTTTATCCTCGCGCTGTACAAGGCGTACGAGGAAACCGATTCGTCGATCGCCGAGATCAATCCGCTCGTGCTGACGGAGCAGGGCGACGTGATCGCCGTCGACGCCAAGATCAATATCGACGACAATGCGCTCTACATGCACAAGGACATCGCCGAACTGCGCGACGTGCATGAAGAGGCGCCGCTGGAAGTCGAAGCCAGCGAGCACGGCCTCAACTATATCAAGCTCGACGGCAACGTGGGCTGCATGGTCAACGGAGCCGGCCTCGCGATGGCCACGATGGACATCATCAAACTCGCCGGCGGCGAACCGGCCAACTTCCTGGACGTCGGGGGCGGCGCCAGCGCCAAGACGGTCGAAGCCGGCTTCCGCATCATCCTGAAGGACCCGAACGTCAAGGCCATCCTCGTCAACATCTTCGGGGGCATCGTACGCTGCGACCGCGTCGCGAACGGCGTGGTCGAGGCGGCCCGCAAGGTCGATATCCACGTGCCGCTCATCGTCCGCCTGCAGGGTACGAATGCGGCCGAAGGGCAGCAGATTTTGAAGGAAAGCGGCCTGAAGGTCGAGACGGCCATCCTGCTGAAGGAGGCCGCCGAGAAAGTGACGCGCGCGCTCGCGGCCTGA
- a CDS encoding ABC transporter ATP-binding protein, giving the protein MTATGKHVPATAGSVELEAIVKRFGETVAVNGISLSIAAGEFVSLLGPSGCGKTTLLRAVAGFGHPDEGRIRIGGDDVTFTAPQERPTGMVFQSYALFPSMTVGENVAYGLQVRKLDKLHVQTRVREALARVNLSGYEQRPVTQLSGGQQQRVALARALAVRPLVLLFDEPLSNLDVALREKTRSELKELQSELGTTSLYVTHDQQEALALSDRIAVMNAGRLVQVGQPETLYREPATAFVARFLGGSNIVDHPQLMTAFAESPRPGADQVLAVRPENLHFASTGIEARVISRQFLGTYVEYWLEADGQRFRMWADPSVSAPAPNVTVAARNARWVADDTGV; this is encoded by the coding sequence ATGACGGCAACCGGAAAGCACGTTCCCGCTACCGCCGGCTCGGTCGAGTTGGAGGCGATCGTCAAGCGCTTCGGCGAGACGGTCGCGGTGAACGGTATCTCGCTATCGATCGCGGCCGGCGAGTTCGTGTCGCTCCTTGGCCCGAGCGGTTGCGGCAAGACGACGCTTCTCCGCGCGGTGGCGGGATTCGGCCACCCCGACGAAGGACGCATCCGGATCGGGGGCGACGATGTGACGTTCACCGCCCCGCAGGAACGCCCCACCGGGATGGTGTTCCAGAGTTATGCGCTCTTTCCGTCGATGACCGTCGGCGAAAACGTAGCCTACGGGCTGCAGGTGCGCAAACTCGACAAGCTGCATGTCCAGACGCGCGTACGGGAGGCGCTCGCCCGGGTCAATCTCTCCGGCTACGAGCAGCGCCCTGTGACCCAGCTCTCAGGCGGTCAGCAGCAGCGCGTCGCGCTCGCCCGGGCGCTGGCCGTGCGGCCGCTGGTGCTGCTTTTCGATGAGCCGCTCTCGAATCTGGATGTGGCGCTGCGCGAAAAAACACGGTCGGAGCTGAAGGAATTGCAGAGCGAGTTGGGGACGACGAGCCTCTACGTGACGCACGACCAGCAGGAAGCACTGGCGCTGTCCGACCGGATTGCCGTGATGAATGCCGGCCGGCTCGTGCAGGTAGGCCAGCCGGAAACGCTCTACCGCGAGCCGGCGACCGCGTTTGTCGCGCGCTTCCTGGGGGGCAGCAACATCGTCGACCATCCCCAGCTCATGACGGCCTTCGCCGAGTCTCCCAGGCCGGGAGCCGACCAGGTACTTGCGGTTCGCCCCGAGAATCTGCACTTTGCCTCGACCGGCATCGAAGCGCGTGTCATATCGCGCCAGTTTCTGGGCACCTACGTGGAATACTGGCTCGAAGCGGACGGACAGCGGTTCCGCATGTGGGCGGACCCTTCGGTTTCGGCGCCGGCGCCAAACGTCACGGTCGCGGCCCGTAATGCGCGCTGGGTGGCGGACGATACTGGCGTATGA
- a CDS encoding GNAT family N-acetyltransferase: MLAPYSTLSKDIADLQIRRGLDGLTPARIVTLFRRGPLQREVTDPAAIWKSYENSTLVLTAWLNGQLVGLARVLTDGELFSFLCDLVVEPDVQRIGVGKAMVQAVVEACKGTELMLRDAEISAGFYQHLGFTRVTNGWARMCR; this comes from the coding sequence ATGCTCGCCCCGTACAGCACACTCAGTAAAGACATCGCCGATCTGCAAATCCGTCGCGGCCTGGATGGCCTCACACCGGCGCGCATCGTCACGCTGTTTCGCCGGGGACCGCTGCAGCGCGAGGTCACCGATCCGGCCGCAATCTGGAAGTCGTACGAAAACTCGACGCTCGTGCTCACGGCCTGGCTCAACGGGCAGCTGGTCGGCCTGGCCCGCGTGCTGACGGACGGCGAACTGTTCAGCTTCCTGTGCGACCTGGTGGTCGAGCCGGACGTGCAGCGTATCGGCGTGGGCAAGGCGATGGTGCAGGCCGTGGTCGAGGCGTGCAAAGGGACCGAGCTGATGCTGCGCGACGCCGAAATCTCCGCCGGATTTTACCAGCACCTCGGCTTTACGCGGGTAACAAATGGCTGGGCGCGTATGTGTCGTTGA
- a CDS encoding putative LPS assembly protein LptD, producing the protein MLRRRNVFLLFALLSLWAVAPRRAHAQSADAGDLKNTVETKADSLVLFFGEKGGDRGVLYGSAAVTYGDVQLDAGTIEILFDLDEMRAHGTPSDTGMVGRPQFKSGEETFQGDQMAFNMRTERGRVANAETVYDDGHIRGGVVKLTEDSTAYIRNGLYTTCECTEDPSYSLRSRKMKVVDQTKIFTGPIQLFLFNIPTPVWLPFGFLPAQNSRRSGLLAPTYGEDELGFYLRDLGWYFVLSDYMDLQLRGGLWTSGSWQGSSLFRYNRRYRYSGQLQLDFARQRNGEKNDPGFAVRNSSSFRWSHNQTINPSTSLNGDINLTTAGYLRTISEQYDDRVSQTISSSMRFTKRWASTGRSLNLSLSQRQVLDTDAANLRLPSLTFSQNSRKPFASERRAPGTREQWYEKITYTYNFSLDNSFDFRPRSDQQLLAAGDTSALDITWIDALFDIDKYQRATGQDEPFDFKASNRIPISATFSSSKFSLNLTPNFNYTEDWYISTQRRGFELQPDSTQRLVTAAQPGFFALRQFSSGISANTTIYGLFPLHVGAFSGVRHTVRPTLSFTYRPDFGADFWGYTRSYLDQNDNEIEYGIVNGVQQGLQQALSFSLGNTFEAKQVTIDSTGADRSKVVKLFNLDGTASYNFAADSLKMSNIGISGRTSLLNNNLNLNARATYSPYRLNAEGTRVVDEFIFDPKRLKLARLTSLSMTANTSFRSKTGKPGRPLETSRATMAGDRGGFAGNPASRIGASILNPTGDYVDFNIPWTLSMDFTYGIQKQTSNLTRNITLNARFDFSLTPNWKVQGRTGYDFERKEAVTTNISFFRDFECWQMSLSWVPFGRYQSFGFNLQVKSGQLKDFLRIRQPRSDVSGRFDGLLN; encoded by the coding sequence GTGCTGCGGCGCCGAAACGTCTTTCTCCTCTTCGCGCTCCTCTCCCTGTGGGCGGTCGCGCCGCGTCGCGCCCATGCCCAGTCGGCGGACGCCGGCGATCTGAAGAACACCGTCGAAACCAAAGCCGACTCGCTGGTCCTCTTTTTCGGCGAAAAAGGCGGCGATCGGGGCGTGCTCTATGGAAGCGCCGCCGTCACCTACGGCGATGTCCAGCTCGATGCCGGAACGATCGAAATCCTGTTCGACCTCGACGAAATGCGGGCGCACGGCACCCCATCGGACACCGGCATGGTCGGCCGGCCGCAGTTCAAGTCCGGCGAGGAGACGTTCCAGGGAGACCAGATGGCCTTCAACATGCGGACCGAGCGGGGGCGCGTCGCCAACGCCGAAACCGTCTACGACGACGGCCACATCCGGGGCGGCGTCGTCAAGCTGACCGAGGACAGCACGGCCTATATCCGCAACGGACTCTACACCACGTGTGAGTGCACGGAAGATCCTTCCTATTCCCTGCGATCCAGGAAGATGAAGGTCGTCGATCAGACCAAGATCTTCACCGGGCCCATCCAGTTGTTTCTCTTCAACATCCCCACGCCCGTCTGGCTGCCGTTCGGATTCCTGCCGGCCCAGAACTCGCGGCGAAGTGGGCTCCTCGCCCCCACCTATGGTGAGGACGAGCTTGGATTTTACCTGAGGGACCTCGGCTGGTATTTCGTGCTGAGCGACTACATGGACCTCCAGCTTCGCGGCGGGCTGTGGACGAGCGGAAGCTGGCAGGGCAGTTCGCTGTTCCGCTACAACCGGAGGTACCGGTACAGCGGCCAGTTGCAGCTGGACTTCGCCCGGCAACGCAACGGCGAGAAGAACGACCCCGGCTTCGCGGTTCGTAACAGCAGCTCCTTTCGGTGGAGCCACAATCAGACCATCAACCCGTCGACGTCGCTCAATGGCGACATCAACCTGACGACCGCCGGCTACCTGCGCACCATCTCCGAGCAATACGACGACCGCGTGTCGCAAACGATCTCGTCGAGCATGCGCTTCACCAAGCGATGGGCCTCGACCGGGCGGTCGCTCAACCTGAGCCTCTCGCAGCGCCAGGTGCTCGACACCGACGCCGCCAACCTGCGCCTGCCCTCGCTCACCTTCTCGCAGAACTCGCGGAAGCCGTTCGCCAGCGAACGCCGGGCGCCGGGGACCCGGGAGCAGTGGTACGAAAAGATCACGTACACCTACAACTTCTCGCTGGACAACAGCTTCGACTTCCGTCCGCGATCGGACCAGCAGCTGCTGGCCGCCGGCGACACCTCGGCCCTCGATATCACCTGGATCGACGCCCTGTTCGATATCGACAAATACCAGCGCGCCACCGGCCAGGATGAGCCCTTCGACTTCAAGGCCAGCAACCGCATCCCGATTTCAGCGACCTTCTCGTCGAGCAAGTTCAGCCTCAACCTGACCCCCAACTTCAACTATACCGAGGACTGGTACATCAGCACGCAGCGCCGCGGGTTCGAACTCCAGCCCGACTCGACGCAGCGCCTGGTCACCGCCGCCCAGCCGGGCTTTTTCGCGCTGCGCCAGTTCTCGTCCGGCATCTCCGCCAACACGACCATTTACGGGCTTTTCCCCCTGCACGTCGGCGCGTTCAGCGGCGTCCGCCACACCGTCCGCCCGACACTGTCTTTCACCTACCGCCCGGATTTCGGCGCCGATTTCTGGGGATATACCCGGTCCTACCTCGACCAGAACGACAACGAGATCGAATACGGCATCGTGAACGGCGTCCAGCAGGGTTTGCAGCAGGCGCTTTCCTTCTCGCTCGGCAACACGTTCGAAGCGAAGCAGGTGACGATCGATTCGACGGGAGCGGACCGCAGCAAGGTCGTCAAGCTCTTCAACCTGGACGGCACCGCCAGCTACAACTTCGCGGCCGACTCGCTGAAGATGTCGAACATCGGGATCAGCGGGCGGACGAGTCTGCTGAACAACAACCTCAACCTGAACGCGCGCGCCACCTACTCTCCGTATCGCCTCAATGCGGAGGGCACGCGTGTCGTCGACGAGTTCATCTTCGACCCGAAGCGGCTCAAACTCGCGCGCCTGACCAGTCTGTCCATGACGGCCAACACCTCGTTTCGCAGCAAGACGGGCAAGCCCGGCCGGCCGCTCGAGACCAGCCGCGCGACCATGGCCGGCGACCGGGGCGGATTTGCCGGCAACCCCGCATCCCGCATCGGCGCCAGCATCCTGAACCCCACGGGCGACTATGTCGACTTCAACATCCCGTGGACGCTCTCGATGGACTTCACCTACGGTATCCAGAAGCAGACCTCGAACCTGACGCGCAACATCACGCTCAATGCCCGGTTCGATTTCAGCCTGACGCCCAACTGGAAAGTGCAGGGGCGCACCGGGTACGACTTCGAGCGCAAGGAGGCCGTAACGACCAATATCAGTTTCTTCCGGGATTTCGAGTGCTGGCAAATGTCCCTGAGCTGGGTCCCCTTCGGCCGGTACCAGTCGTTCGGGTTCAATCTGCAGGTCAAGAGCGGCCAGCTCAAGGATTTCCTCCGTATCCGTCAGCCGAGATCGGATGTGAGCGGCCGATTCGACGGATTGCTGAACTGA
- a CDS encoding ROK family protein, with translation MNTFAVGIDLGGTMIKAALVERGQGIRELVSVDTRAEEGPEPVIDRIADLVRRLSAAASPDAISGIGIGAPGAVNWARTSVSRAPNLPGWDVINLQTALQSRLGTDFPVIVENDANVAGLGSAHYGAGLPFDSFILVTLGTGVGGAIIYQNTIFRGATGGAGEIGHMTIDYEGPFDRSGVAGAIEAYLGQRFLSRHARYQLLNRPDSTIHRMTGGDLEKITPKMLHEAAVAGDTDVQAVLAWAGHKLGCVLGSAINLLDIRKVIVGGGVSAAGDYILKPAYESMVRFVMPGLRDGLEIIREHLGNEVGMLGAAHLVFEYHDEHRKTSS, from the coding sequence ATGAATACGTTCGCTGTTGGCATTGATCTGGGCGGCACGATGATCAAGGCCGCGCTCGTGGAGCGCGGTCAGGGCATCCGTGAACTCGTTTCTGTCGATACACGCGCCGAGGAAGGCCCGGAGCCGGTCATCGACCGCATCGCCGATCTGGTGCGCCGGCTCTCCGCGGCGGCCTCGCCGGATGCCATCAGCGGTATCGGCATCGGCGCCCCCGGTGCCGTAAACTGGGCGCGCACATCGGTGAGCCGCGCGCCCAACCTGCCCGGCTGGGACGTCATCAACCTTCAGACCGCGCTGCAGAGCCGGCTCGGAACGGACTTTCCGGTGATCGTCGAAAACGACGCGAATGTAGCGGGACTCGGGTCGGCGCATTACGGCGCCGGGCTGCCGTTCGATTCGTTCATTCTCGTCACGCTCGGCACCGGCGTTGGCGGCGCCATCATCTATCAGAATACCATTTTCCGGGGCGCCACGGGCGGAGCCGGCGAAATCGGTCATATGACGATCGATTACGAAGGCCCCTTCGATCGTTCCGGCGTCGCCGGCGCCATCGAGGCGTATCTCGGGCAGCGATTCCTGTCGCGACACGCGCGGTACCAGTTGCTCAACCGGCCGGACAGCACGATCCATCGCATGACCGGCGGTGACCTGGAGAAGATAACGCCCAAAATGCTGCACGAGGCCGCTGTCGCAGGCGACACCGATGTGCAGGCCGTGCTGGCCTGGGCGGGGCACAAGCTGGGATGCGTGCTCGGCTCGGCAATAAATCTGCTCGACATCCGTAAAGTGATTGTGGGCGGCGGCGTGTCCGCAGCCGGCGATTATATCCTGAAGCCGGCGTATGAATCCATGGTACGTTTTGTGATGCCGGGCCTGCGGGATGGATTGGAAATCATCAGAGAACACCTCGGCAATGAAGTCGGCATGCTCGGCGCAGCGCATCTCGTGTTCGAGTATCACGACGAACACCGCAAGACGTCTTCCTGA
- a CDS encoding septum formation initiator family protein: MRPFTALRSLLASTFETPRSRRNAVIAGVSFVLIWVTFFDSHSLLRRARWQMEYRALVEENARLQVEIDSVSSAIEAGLTDEIVEQIAREEYGMRRPGETVYRIKETE, translated from the coding sequence ATGCGTCCCTTCACCGCTCTGCGATCGCTCCTCGCCTCGACGTTCGAAACCCCCAGGTCGCGCCGCAACGCCGTCATCGCCGGCGTGTCGTTCGTGCTGATCTGGGTGACGTTCTTCGATAGCCACAGCCTGCTCCGCCGGGCACGGTGGCAGATGGAGTATCGCGCCCTGGTGGAAGAAAACGCGCGTTTGCAGGTAGAGATCGACTCGGTCAGTTCGGCCATCGAGGCCGGACTGACCGACGAAATCGTCGAACAGATCGCGCGCGAAGAGTACGGCATGCGCCGCCCCGGCGAAACGGTGTATCGCATCAAGGAAACCGAATAG